The Streptomyces noursei ATCC 11455 sequence ACGCCCGACGGCCTCGCCGCACGCTGCACGCGTGTGTTGTTCTCGCCCTGGTCGCGGCTTGCCCTGCTGCTGGTCCTGCTGGCCTGCGCCGCGTCGGCGATGCTGCTGTGGCGCCCGCAACAGTTGCTGTCCGGTGGCTGGCCCGCGCAGTGGTCGGGGCCGACGGCGCTGGCGATGTTCGCGGTGGCGTACGGCGTGTGCACCACCGCCTTCGTACCGCGGCCGGTCCTGAACCTCGCCGCGGGCGCGCTGTTCGGCAGTCAGTCGGGGCTGGTCACGGCGCTCGCCGGGACGGTGCTGGGCGCCGGGCTGGCGTTCGGGCTCGGCCGCTTGCTCGGGCAGGACGCGTTGCGGCCGCTGTTGCGCGCCCGCTGGCTGACCGCCGCCGACCGGCAGTTGAGCGAGCACGGGTTCCGCTCGATGCTGTTGATCCGGCTGCTCCCGGGGCTGCCGTTCGCGGCGACGAACTACTGCGCGGCGGTCTCCAGGATGCGGTGGTTCCCTTTTCTGGCGGCCACGACGCTGGGGAGCGTCCCGAATACGGCGGCCTACGCGGTCGCGGGGGCGCGGGCGTCGGCGCCCACCTCGCCGGCGTTCCTGCTGTCCATGGGCTTCATCGCGGTCAGTGGCCTGGTGGCGGTGGCCATCGCCTGGTACAAGCGGAAGGCGTTGCGCGGGGGCTGAGCGCACGTCCCGTTCACGCGGGACCGCTTCCCCATGGCCCGTTCACTCGGGAGTTCGTGGCCTGCGGCCGTCAGGACGCGGGTGTTCCGGCGCGGGCGGCGATGTGGGGCGGGAGCGGTGTCCCGGTGCCGAGTGCGGGGTCCGGTTCGGGGGTACCCCATGCGGTGCGGAGCGGGAGGACGCCGGCCCACAGGCCCAGTTCGGCGTCCGGGCCGTCGCCGTCCTCCGGGGCGCCGGTCCTGATCTTCACCGATGCCTCGTCGAGGGACAGGGCGAGCAGTGCGGTGGCGGCCAGTTCCTTGCGGTTGGGGCGACGGGCGTACTCCCATTGGCCGGGTGCGGACTGCTCGGTGAGGCAACGCAGTCCCGCGAGCTTTTCCGCGTCGTCGGTGACGGGGCGGGGTGCTCCGTAGATCATCGCGCTGCGGTAGTTGACGCCGTGCTCGAAGACCGAGCGGGCCAGCACCAGGCCGTCGACGTGGGTGACGGTCACGCAGACGTCCGCGCCCGGGGAGGAGACGAGGCTACGGCTGGCGACCGAGCCGTGGAAGTAGAGGGTGGTGCCGTCCGTTCCGTAAACGGTGGGTATCACGCGGACGGTGCCGTCGACGGTCACTCCGAGGTGGCAGACGAAGCCGGCCGCCAGGATGGCGTCGAGTTCGGCGCGGTCGAGGCTGCCTTGTTCGCGGAGCCGGCGGTGTCGGGTGCGGTCGGTTTCATTCAGTGTGCGGCCCGTGGCGGGTATGGACGTGGTCATGGCGGTCTGCCTGTCTGCTGTGGGCTGCCGGGGTACGGGAGCTGCCGTGCCGCGGGCCGGGAGGCGGGCTGTGTACGCGAGTGGGCAGCCCAGCGGGTCTGCCCGTCAGATTAACGACTTCACAATATTCATGCCAGGTACTTCACGGAATTCGTTGCCAAGAAGCTATGTGGCAACCGAATTCGTACAGAGTCGATGGTCAGGAGCTGAGGTGATATTGGGCCCAGGGTTGGTGGGCCGCCGCGGCGGGCTCCTCGTGGGCCGGGGCGATGCTGCCCCAGGGGGCGAGGGCGCTGTCCCAGTCGGAGGTGAGGGCGGTGACGTCGGCAACGGAGTCGGTGGCGGGCATCGCGCCCGTGTGCCAGGCGGAGGTCATGTGATGGGCGGCCGGCGCACCGTTCCAGGTCGCCGACTGCTGGGCGGGGATGGTGTATTCGGCCTCTTGGACGTCGCCGGGGCCCCGGCGGTGCCGGCCCGCGTAGGTCTCGGTGGGGCCCGGGTAGAAGCGCCCTTGGGCGGACAGTTGCTGGGCGCGGGCGATCAGGCGCGAGAGGTCGAGACCGAATTCGACGGCCAGTTCCCTCAGGTCCACGCCGGTCTGCCAACTGCCGATCAGGACCGCGTCCATGGCGGGCGACCAGTTCTGGTCCGGCGGGACGGCAGGGGGCACCGTGGCGGTCGGGCGACTGCCGGTCGCGGTGAGCGGATCGGAATTGTGGTCGGCCACCGGAGCTGGTTCTTCCGGTTCTTTTTCCCTGGGCGGCACGCGGGCGGTGGTGGACAGGAGTTCCTCGGCGACGGCGCGCGCGTCGTCCTTGCCCACTGTGCGCCGGGCGATCCGCACTTCCCGTTCGTTGAGCCCGAACAGTCCGGCCACCGCGCCCGTACTGCCCACCGTCACCGCGAACGCCGCCAGCACGCGGGAGCGATCGGCCTGTGCCTCGTCAAGTCTGGCCTGTGCTTCCCGGACACGTTCGTCACCACGACAAAACGCTTCTGCCAGTACGGCGTTACGGTCCCACAAATCTCTCGGATCCATACTCAGACAACGCCGCTTCCGTCGGAGGTGATCCGATCTGTCGCTGCAAAGCACCCCAAAGCACCCATCGGACCACCAGATGACAATCACCTCGTAGCGCGGCTGACAATCACGTCGTAGTCCAGGGGCCGCCCTCGTCGGGGAGAACTCGATTGTCAGTGCGGCGCGTTACCTTCTGAATCAGCCGGACGTGCCGGGGGTCGGCGGCTCGTACCGGTCGTTCCGACGAGCGGAAGGTGGTACGGGATGCTTCGGGGGCGCGGTGTCGAACGGCGTTACGGCGTGTCGGGGTGGGGCAGGCCGATGGGGTTGGGGAAGGGCAGCACGTCCGCGGCGAGGATGCGGCGGACGACGGGGTGCAGCAGCTCCAGCAGTTCGTCGACTTCCGACGGGGAGAGGGGGCGGAGCAGCCGGGCGGCCAGGCGGTCGGTCTCCTCCTCGATGTGGGTGCGTTCGCGCAGCCCCGACGCGGTCGGCTCGCCGTGGGCGTCGAGGAGGTCGCGGGAGCGCAGTCGGTCCGCGGCGGCGGCCCACTCCTCCTTGGTCCAGCCGCGGTCCTCGCGCATGGTGCCCTCGGGCACCCGGCCGGAGGCGGCGGTGAGGACCAGCGCCTCGCAGCCGTCCAGTTCCCGTTCGGCGAGCACCGCCAGATGGGCCTCGCCGCGGAACTCCCTTAGTGCGGCGGTGAGTTGCCACAGGCGCTCCACGGGGTCGGCGTGGTCGCACAGTGCGCGGTTGGCGGCGAAGAGGGGGCGTGCGGTGTCGGGGGCGGCATCGACGAGTTCCTGGAGGCGGGGCAGCAGCGCGGGGGCGGTTTGGTCCAGGTCCGGGGCGATCGTGCGCAGGGCGTGGGCGGCGCGGGTGCCGCGTTCGTCGAGGACGTGGGCGGGGCTGACGATGTTCCACGCGGCGGGCAGCGCGCGGGCCACCATACCCGGGGCGAAGACGCCGAGGACTGCGGTGGCGGCCGCGGGTTCGACGGCGCCCAGGGGCGCGGTGCGGGCGGCGAAGTAGCCCATCCAGAAACCCTTGAGACCGAGGGACTTGCCCAGGGCCCGGCAGTCGTCGTCGAAGTAGCAGACCGCGTGCAGGGGTTCGGTCATCAGCCAGAGCGATCGTGCCCGCTGTGCCGTGGTCGGCTCCATGCTGTGTGCTCCTCGGTCGGCTGCTGGGGGTGCGATGGGCGGAGGGGCGGTCCCGGTGGCCTGTGCGGGGCGGTTCCCGGGGTGGCTCCGTGATCCGCACGCTATCGCCGTCCGGGCGGCGGCGCAGGAGAGCGGCGGGAAAGGGCGGCGGGAAAGGGCGGCGGACGCGCTGGACGGCGCGGAGCTCCGCGCGGCGGTGAGCGCGCATCTTCAGGAGGTCTGCCCTGACAAGCACCTCCGACTGCTGTGGCAGGACGAGCCGCGGTCCGTGGCACCGGAGGACGACGACGCGGGCCGGGCGGCCTTCCTCGCCGTGTCGGGGGCGGAGAGCCAGGGCATCCGCGCCGTGGAGCGGCTCGACGGGAACGTGGGCCGGATCGAGCTCCGGCGGATCGCCGACGCTGGTGAGGACGCTCGGGCGATCGGCGCGGCGATGAAGCCGGTCGCGCACACCCGGGCTCTCCTGCTCGACCTGTGGGGCTGCCTCGGCGGCTCGCCCGAGGGGGCGGCCATGTGGTGCGGCTACTTCTTCCCCGACGACCAGGCGCACCTCAACGACATCTACGAGCGGGCCACCGATTCCACCCGCTGGTACTGGACGATGGCGCACCTGCCCGCGCCCCGCTACCTCGACCGGCCGGTGTACGTGCTGACCAGTGCCACCACGTTCTCCGGCGGGGAGGACGTGGCGTACACGCTGCAGGCGCACGGGCGGGCGGTGGTGGTCGGCGAGACGACGCGGGGCGCTGCGCATCCCACCGCCCGGCATCCGGTGACCGCGCACCTCACCGTCGCGGTGCCGACCGCGCGGACCGTGAACGCGGTGACGGGCACCAACCGGGAGGGCGTGGGAGTCCGCTCCGACCGCCCCGTTCCGGCGGAGCGGGCGCTCGAAGTCGCCTACGAGGAGGCCCGGCGGAGCGAGGTGCAAGCGGGTGCCGGTGCAGCGGGAGCGGCCGCGTCAGGGGCGGCCGCCGGCGCCGAAGCCGGAGTCCCAGGACCAGAGGTGGGCGCAGGTGGGGCACTGGAGGTGCAGCCGGCTGCCCTTGTTGGACAGCAGGTAGCGCCAGTGGTCGGCGCAGGTGCGGCCGTCGCTGCAGGTACCGCAGTCCTGGTGGTCCTGGCAGCGGGGGCAGGGCACCCAGGCGCGGCGGCCGATGTCGGCGGTGGGGTCGATCGGCAGCATGCTCAGCCCTGCTCGGTGGCCGGCAGCACTCCGGCGGCGACCAGCCGGGTATAGAGGGCCTGCTGGTCGGCGTCGAGGCCGGAGTAGAGGAGCCGCTGCGCCTCCGCCTCGCCCGCCAGCACCGCGACGGGGTCCCAGTCGTCGCCGAGCGCGGCGACGACCTCGGCCCGTCGTCGGGCTTCGTGGCCGGCGAAGTCGAACTCGAAGGTCCCCAGGGAACCGTCACCGGAGATGCCGGTGACGCGGGATATGTCGGCTCTGGAGTCGGAGGAGCCGGTGTGGTCGGTCATGCTGCGCTTCCTGTACCACTCGCGGACGATTCGGACGAGTCCCCCCGATCGGACGTGTTTAGCAAGTGGGACGAGACTGAGGAAGCGTCAGCCGGATGGACCCTCCGGATACGGGCCGAGGGAGGGCCGCGGAAGCGCGGAATATCGGGGGCGAAGCGGGAGGCCGGGCGGCGGGGCGTGACGGATGTCATGCCCGGCGCGTCGGATGTGATGCCCGGCTGGGCGGCGGGACTGCCTGCGGTCCATGTCACCCCGGGGCCCCGGGCCGGCTACGAGGTCCCGTCCTCCGCATGCGGATGGTCGGGGTGTGGGGGTGGGGTGGGAGGCGGCGGATGGCGACGGCTGCGGCGTCGTCGGTGAGGCGGCCGTTGGTGTGGGTGAGGAGGTCTTGGCGTAGTTGTTGGAGGAGGTGGTGGGGGTGTGGTGGGTCCAGGCGGGGGCGCGTTCGGTGAGGGGGTAGAAGGTGCCGTGGGAGTTGCGGGCTTCGGTGACGCCGTCGGTGTAGAGCAGGAGGAGGTCGCCGGGGTGGAAGGGGAAGGTGTCGGTGGGGTAGTTGGGGGGTCCGGTGAGGGCGCCGAGGCCGATGGGGAGGGCGGTGTGGTGGGGGGTGAGGGGGTGGGCGTGGCCGTTGCGGAGGAGGAGTGGGGGTGGGTGGCCGCAGCTGATGGTGCTCAGTTCGTGGCGGTGGTCGGGGATGTCGAGGAGGCAGACGGTGGCGAAGGTCTCCTCGGCGCCGACCTCGACCCCGGCACCGGCGCCGACCCCGGCCTCGGCACCGGCGCGGGCGTCAGTGTCGGTGCTGGTGTTGGTGGTGGGGTTGGTGTGGTGTGTGGTGGTGTGCCATTGGCTGGTGTCCCAGCGGATGGCGCCGTCGAGGTGGCGGGCGAGGCGGGGGAGGGTGGCTTGGCGGTGGGCGGCGGCGCGGAAGGCGCCGAGGATGAGGGCGGCGTGGCTGTAGGCGGGGAGTCCTTTGCCGCGGACGTCGCCGATGATCAGGCGGGTGCTGGCGGTGGTGCGGGCGGCGGCGAAGAGGTCGCCGCCCATTTCTGCTTCTTCTTCGGCGGGGAGGTAGAGGGAGGCGATTTCGAGGTCGCCGCTGTGTGGGGGGAGGGGGCGTAGGAGGACTTTTTGGGCGACGGCGGCTACGGAGCGGCTGCGGGAGAGGCGGCGTTCGTTGCGTTCCCGTACGACGGTGAAGACGAAGACCAGCGCGGAGACCACGATCAGGGCACCGATCTGCGCGTAGAGGTTCTCCGTGAACAACACGCCGCGGGCGAGACCGATGCTCACCTGGGCGGCGACCGCCAGCGTGCCGATCAGGGCGGTCGGGCCGGGTCCGGCCAGGGCGGCGGTGAGGGCGGGGGCGGCGACGAGGAGCGGCCCCAGGTGGATGTCCGGCGGGGAGAGGACGTCGATCATGCAGACCGCGACGATCAGCCCGACCGGGATCAGCATCAGGGCGTGGCTCGGATCCGGTCGCTGGTACAGATGCGTCAGCCGTCGAAAGGGCATGCACCATGGTTGCACTCAGGTGAGGCAAATGCCCGGATAACCCGATTCGCGATGATGATCCCGTGACATCCCCGGCGGCGACGCGGTGTCGGCGCCGGACGCACCGCTCCGTCGCGCCGCCCCGCCCTCGGCCCGCTACTCGATGACCAGCTCGACGTCGATGTTGCCGCGCGTGGCCTTCGAGTAGGGGCAGAACTGGTGCGTGGCCTCGACGAGCTGCCGCCCCGCCTCGCCCGCCAGGGCGTCCGGGAGCTCGACCCGCATGACGACGGCGAGGCCGAAGCCGGTGTCGTCCTTGCCGATCGAGACCTCGGCGGTGACCGAGACGTCCTTGGTGTCGAGCTTCATCTGGCGGCCGACGTTGGCCATCGCGCTGGCGAAGCAGGCGGCGTACCCGGCGGCGAAGAGCTGCTCCGGGTTGGTGCCGGCGCCGTTGCCGCCGAGCGCCGGGGGCATGGCCAGGGCGAGGTCGAGCCGGCCGTCGGAGCTGACGGCCCGGCCCTCGCGACCATTGGCGGTGGCGGCGGCGGTGTACAGCGCGTCCATGAGGGGTCCCTTCGAGCGGGTGGTGAATGAGGGCGGACGGCGCACGACCTCGCGGCCCGTGGTGGGCCGGCCGTGCGATCCGGCCGGACACCACACTCGCACGCAATTGAGTTGTGCACAAGTTAGTTGTGTACAACTTAATTGGCCGCCCCGCGTTAACCTGGAGCCATGACCACGCTCCCGGTTTCCGACGCCGAACTGCTCCGCCTCGACCATCAGGTCTGCTTCTCGCTGCACGCCGCCTCGCGGGCGTTCGGCAACGTCTACCGGGACGCACTGAAGGAGCTGGGGCTGACCTACCCCCAATACCTGGTCATGCTGGTGCTGTGGGAGCACGGGCCGGAGCCGGTGAAGAGCATCGGCGAGCGGCTGCGGCTGGATTCCGGCACGCTCTCGCCGCTGCTGAAGCGGCTGGAGACGGCGGGGCTGGTGCACCGG is a genomic window containing:
- a CDS encoding TVP38/TMEM64 family protein; translated protein: MPAPAATPDGLAARCTRVLFSPWSRLALLLVLLACAASAMLLWRPQQLLSGGWPAQWSGPTALAMFAVAYGVCTTAFVPRPVLNLAAGALFGSQSGLVTALAGTVLGAGLAFGLGRLLGQDALRPLLRARWLTAADRQLSEHGFRSMLLIRLLPGLPFAATNYCAAVSRMRWFPFLAATTLGSVPNTAAYAVAGARASAPTSPAFLLSMGFIAVSGLVAVAIAWYKRKALRGG
- a CDS encoding pyridoxamine 5'-phosphate oxidase family protein, whose translation is MTTSIPATGRTLNETDRTRHRRLREQGSLDRAELDAILAAGFVCHLGVTVDGTVRVIPTVYGTDGTTLYFHGSVASRSLVSSPGADVCVTVTHVDGLVLARSVFEHGVNYRSAMIYGAPRPVTDDAEKLAGLRCLTEQSAPGQWEYARRPNRKELAATALLALSLDEASVKIRTGAPEDGDGPDAELGLWAGVLPLRTAWGTPEPDPALGTGTPLPPHIAARAGTPAS
- a CDS encoding SCO6745 family protein, whose product is MEPTTAQRARSLWLMTEPLHAVCYFDDDCRALGKSLGLKGFWMGYFAARTAPLGAVEPAAATAVLGVFAPGMVARALPAAWNIVSPAHVLDERGTRAAHALRTIAPDLDQTAPALLPRLQELVDAAPDTARPLFAANRALCDHADPVERLWQLTAALREFRGEAHLAVLAERELDGCEALVLTAASGRVPEGTMREDRGWTKEEWAAAADRLRSRDLLDAHGEPTASGLRERTHIEEETDRLAARLLRPLSPSEVDELLELLHPVVRRILAADVLPFPNPIGLPHPDTP
- a CDS encoding DUF6400 family protein, with product MTDHTGSSDSRADISRVTGISGDGSLGTFEFDFAGHEARRRAEVVAALGDDWDPVAVLAGEAEAQRLLYSGLDADQQALYTRLVAAGVLPATEQG
- a CDS encoding PP2C family protein-serine/threonine phosphatase; translated protein: MPFRRLTHLYQRPDPSHALMLIPVGLIVAVCMIDVLSPPDIHLGPLLVAAPALTAALAGPGPTALIGTLAVAAQVSIGLARGVLFTENLYAQIGALIVVSALVFVFTVVRERNERRLSRSRSVAAVAQKVLLRPLPPHSGDLEIASLYLPAEEEAEMGGDLFAAARTTASTRLIIGDVRGKGLPAYSHAALILGAFRAAAHRQATLPRLARHLDGAIRWDTSQWHTTTHHTNPTTNTSTDTDARAGAEAGVGAGAGVEVGAEETFATVCLLDIPDHRHELSTISCGHPPPLLLRNGHAHPLTPHHTALPIGLGALTGPPNYPTDTFPFHPGDLLLLYTDGVTEARNSHGTFYPLTERAPAWTHHTPTTSSNNYAKTSSPTPTAASPTTPQPSPSAASHPTPTPRPSACGGRDLVAGPGPRGDMDRRQSRRPAGHHIRRAGHDIRHAPPPGLPLRPRYSALPRPSLGPYPEGPSG
- a CDS encoding organic hydroperoxide resistance protein, whose product is MDALYTAAATANGREGRAVSSDGRLDLALAMPPALGGNGAGTNPEQLFAAGYAACFASAMANVGRQMKLDTKDVSVTAEVSIGKDDTGFGLAVVMRVELPDALAGEAGRQLVEATHQFCPYSKATRGNIDVELVIE
- a CDS encoding MarR family winged helix-turn-helix transcriptional regulator is translated as MTTLPVSDAELLRLDHQVCFSLHAASRAFGNVYRDALKELGLTYPQYLVMLVLWEHGPEPVKSIGERLRLDSGTLSPLLKRLETAGLVHRERSPEDERSVIIRLTGAGEELRERALPVPRRMMAATGLTVDELRTLRSLLGRVTGALDEA